One stretch of Glandiceps talaboti chromosome 7, keGlaTala1.1, whole genome shotgun sequence DNA includes these proteins:
- the LOC144437340 gene encoding pachytene checkpoint protein 2 homolog has translation MDQVGDIGNALPDPLELCIHVEVCQNPYSTLGKDIIKSHVTQLLHRHQESFGDVLITQFDDAVLNEHVKSVAIFDTDLNKPDRQVVDLCTAKLCLHVFQLQGEGSAAEEIDDDDDISAANHWVLPSEDFHGLWENLIFDSNVKGELLQYAETTLLFSDKKVDCNVISWNRVILLHGPPGTGKTSLSKALAQKLCIRLSDRYSYGQLIEINSHSLFSKWFSESGKLVMKMFKKIQDLIDNQDSLVCVLIDEVESLTSARKSALNGTEPSDAIRVVNALLTQIDQIKKHPNVIILTTSNVTGAIDLAFVDRADIKQFIGMPSPAAVFKIYHSCLNELMRTGIISPAQQLMDMRGLEVMRFIENDATRLSLKLREIAINSYGLSGRTLRKLPFLAHAMYLQSSSTTLEDFLLALSHVVKRQFQEREHLEEPK, from the exons ATGGATCAAGTTGGTGATATTGGCAATGCTCTTCCTGACCCTCTTGAGTTGTGCATTCATGTAGAAGTTTGTCAAAATCCATACAG CACCTTAGGAAAGGATATAATCAAGAGTCATGTAACACAATTACTACATAGACATCAAGAATCATTTGGTGATGTCCTGATTACACAGTTTGATGACGCTGTGCTAAATGAACATGTCAAATCAGTCGCAATATTTGACACTGATCTCAATAAACCAGACAGACAG GTGGTTGATTTGTGTACGGCTAAACTCTgcctacatgtatttcaattaCAAGGAGAAGGTTCAGCAGCAGAGgagattgatgatgatgatgatatatcaGCTGCTAACCACTGGGTATTACCATCAG AGGATTTTCATGGACTTTGGGAGAATCTAATATTTGATTCTAATGTGAAAGGAGAACTTCTACAGTATGCTGAAACAACATTGTTATTTTCTGACAAGAAAGTAGATTGTAATGTAATATCTTGGAATAGAGTTATTCTATTACATGGACCCCCTGGTACTGGTAAAACATCACTAAGTAAAGCATTGGCACAAAAATTATGTATACGCCTCTCTGACAG GTATAGCTATGGACAACTTATAGAAATCAACAGCCACAgtttattttccaaatggttttCAGAG AGTGGAAAACTAGTgatgaaaatgtttaaaaagATCCAAGATTTGATAGATAACCAAGATTCCTTGGTTTGTGTTCTTATTGATGAG gtTGAGAGTTTAACCTCAGCCAGGAAGAGTGCATTGAATGGTACAGAGCCATCGGATGCTATCCGAGTAGTAAATGCACTGTTGACACAAATTGATCAAATCAAAAA ACACCCCAATGTGATCATCCTTACAACATCCAATGTAACTGGTGCGATAGATCTAGCTTTTGTTGACAGAGCTGATATCAAACAGTTTATTGGAATGCCTTCTCCAGCTGCAGTCTTCAAAATCTATCATTCATGCCTCAATGAACTCATGaga ACTGGTATTATAAGTCCAGCACAACAGTTAATGGATATGAGGGGACTGGAAGTGATGCGATTTATTGAAAATGATGCTACAAGACTTAGTCTTAAACTCAGGGAAATTGCCAT TAACAGTTATGGTCTCAGTGGTAGAACACTCAGGAAATTACCATTTTTGGCACATGCAATGTACTTACAG AGTTCATCGACAACACTAGAAGATTTCCTACTAGCGTTATCCCATGTAGTAAAGAGACAATTCCAAGAAAGAGAGCACTTAGAAGAACCCAAGTAG